Proteins from one Algicella marina genomic window:
- a CDS encoding cation diffusion facilitator family transporter codes for MGHGHHHVDPDAGDRRVAIAVLVNLGLTAAQVIGGVLAGSLALIADALHNFSDAISLIIAFAARKIARRPANEEMTFGYGRAEIVAALINYTTLIVIGLYLAFEAVMRFTDPQPVEGWLIVIIAGIALIVDAVTAALTFAMSKDSANIRAAFLHNVADALGSIAVILAGTLVLLFGWNIVDPLVTLMISGYILWQALSEIGGVIRILMLASPPEVDVREIVSAMTAVDGVDSVHHVHVWQMQEHTAAVEAHIVITPEKWEASSTIKADIKTRLADAFGISHTTLELECAPDACDDAQLIGHS; via the coding sequence ATGGGCCACGGCCACCACCATGTAGACCCAGACGCCGGAGATCGCCGCGTTGCCATCGCTGTGCTGGTCAACCTCGGGCTGACCGCCGCGCAAGTTATCGGTGGAGTGCTGGCAGGTTCCCTCGCGCTAATCGCCGATGCTCTGCACAATTTCTCAGATGCAATTTCGCTGATTATCGCCTTTGCCGCACGCAAAATCGCCCGCCGACCGGCAAACGAAGAGATGACCTTCGGATACGGCCGGGCGGAAATTGTTGCGGCGCTGATCAATTACACGACGCTGATCGTCATTGGCCTATACCTCGCCTTTGAGGCTGTCATGCGTTTCACGGACCCACAGCCCGTGGAAGGCTGGCTGATTGTCATTATCGCCGGAATAGCGTTGATCGTTGATGCCGTGACCGCTGCGTTGACCTTCGCCATGTCAAAAGACAGCGCCAACATCCGAGCTGCCTTCCTGCACAATGTCGCCGACGCTCTCGGCTCCATTGCCGTGATCCTTGCGGGAACACTTGTACTGCTATTCGGCTGGAATATCGTCGATCCGCTGGTGACACTGATGATCTCCGGCTACATCCTTTGGCAGGCATTGTCGGAAATTGGCGGCGTCATCCGCATTCTCATGCTTGCCTCTCCGCCGGAAGTGGATGTGCGCGAAATCGTTTCGGCAATGACGGCTGTGGATGGAGTGGACAGCGTACACCATGTGCACGTCTGGCAGATGCAGGAGCATACTGCCGCCGTCGAGGCGCATATTGTGATCACACCGGAAAAATGGGAGGCCTCTTCCACGATCAAGGCTGACATCAAGACGCGGCTGGCTGACGCGTTCGGCATATCCCACACAACGCTGGAACTGGAGTGCGCGCCCGACGCCTGCGATGATGCACAGTTGATCGGGCACAGCTGA